The proteins below are encoded in one region of bacterium:
- a CDS encoding N-6 DNA methylase, with the protein MALVQQCLFPVEDVKVQKHQNRKNHNQYFTPEFAVEKALSLVPDSRIENIIDPAVGNGVFLKIAAKKWTKVRLFGVDIDKEVIGKLKKSAFQNAIFFCGDALLRETWRRNEFQSIISKGGFDLVVGNPPFSSWFHRIATSQILSNYKLAHRNGKLMRSQAVEILFLEIFITLCRHNGFVIIVLPDGILSNPQYKYIRTFILQETEVRYIISLPRNIFE; encoded by the coding sequence ATGGCTTTAGTCCAGCAATGTCTATTTCCTGTTGAAGACGTTAAGGTTCAAAAACATCAAAACAGGAAGAATCACAATCAGTATTTTACCCCAGAGTTCGCAGTAGAAAAAGCTCTCTCGCTAGTTCCAGATTCAAGAATTGAGAACATAATAGACCCCGCAGTGGGTAATGGTGTATTCCTTAAAATCGCTGCAAAAAAATGGACGAAAGTAAGGCTATTTGGGGTGGATATAGACAAAGAGGTCATTGGCAAACTTAAGAAATCTGCTTTCCAAAATGCTATCTTCTTTTGTGGTGATGCTCTTCTACGGGAAACTTGGCGAAGAAACGAGTTTCAAAGTATAATCTCGAAGGGTGGATTTGACCTTGTCGTAGGCAATCCTCCATTCAGCAGTTGGTTTCACAGAATTGCTACATCACAAATTCTCTCAAATTATAAATTAGCCCACAGGAACGGCAAACTTATGCGAAGCCAAGCGGTAGAAATTCTTTTCTTAGAGATATTTATAACTTTATGTAGACATAACGGATTTGTAATAATTGTATTACCTGATGGCATATTGTCAAACCCTCAGTATAAGTATATAAGAACGTTTATACTTCAAGAAACAGAGGTCAGATATATTATAAGTTTGCCACGAAACATTTTTGAAG